One region of Miscanthus floridulus cultivar M001 chromosome 19, ASM1932011v1, whole genome shotgun sequence genomic DNA includes:
- the LOC136528341 gene encoding mitogen-activated protein kinase kinase 5-like — MRPGGLPTQQQPGTPSRARRRPDLTLPMPQREVATSLAVPLPLPPVPASAGGPTPPGVPASGAAQQQQPPPLAELERVRRVGSGAGGTVWMVRHRGMGRPYALKVLYGNHDDSVRRQIAREIAILRTAEHPAVVRCHGMYERGGELQILLEYMDGGSLDGRRIAAEPFLADVARQVLSGIAYLHRRHIVHRDIKPSNLLIDSARRVKIADFGVGRILNQTMDPCNSSVGTIAYMSPERINTDLNDGSYDGYAGDIWSFGLSILEFYLGRFPFGENLGRQGDWAALMVAICYSDPPEPPPTASPEFRGFISCCLQKNPAKRLTAAQLLQHPFVAGPQPQPLAAPPQS, encoded by the coding sequence ATGCGTCCGGGCGGCCTGCCGACCCAGCAGCAGCCCGGCACGCCGagccgcgcgcgccgccgcccggATCTCACCCTCCCCATGCCCCAGCGCGAGGTCGCCACCTCCCTCGCCGTCCCGCTCCCTCTCCCGCCAGTCCCCGCCTCCGCCGGGGGGCCCACCCCGCCGGGCGTCCCCGCTTCAGGCgccgcgcagcagcagcagccgcccccGCTCGCGGAGCTGGAGCGCGTGCGCCGCGTCGGCAGCGGCGCCGGCGGGACGGTGTGGATGGTGCGTCACCGCGGGATGGGGCGGCCCTACGCGCTCAAGGTGCTCTACGGGAACCACGACGACTCGGTGCGGCGGCAGATCGCGCGCGAGATCGCCATCCTCCGCACCGCTGAGCACCCGGCCGTGGTCCGGTGCCACGGCATGTACGAGCGCGGCGGGGAGCTGCAGATCCTGCTCGAGTACATGGACGGGGGGTCCCTCGACGGTCGCCGCATCGCCGCCGAGCCGTTCCTCGCCGACGTCGCGCGCCAGGTACTGTCCGGGATCGCCTACCTCCACCGCCGCCACATCGTGCACCGCGACATCAAGCCCTCCAACCTCCTCATCGACTCGGCGCGCCGCGTCAAGATCGCCGACTTCGGCGTGGGGCGCATCCTCAACCAGACCATGGACCCCTGCAACTCCTCCGTCGGCACCATCGCTTACATGAGCCCCGAGCGGATCAACACCGATCTCAACGACGGCAGCTACGACGGATACGCTGGGGACATCTGGAGCTTCGGCCTCAGCATTCTCGAGTTCTACCTGGGCAGGTTCCCCTTCGGGGAGAACCTCGGTAGGCAGGGGGACTGGGCCGCGCTCATGGTCGCCATCTGCTACTCCGATCCGCCCGAGCCACCGCCCACCGCCTCGCCCGAGTTCAGGGGATTCATTAGCTGCTGCCTGCAGAAGAACCCGGCCAAGCGGCTCACGGCCGCGCAGCTGCTGCAGCACCCCTTCGTCGCCGGCCCACAGCCGCAGCCCCTAGCTGCTCCTCCCCAGTCATGA
- the LOC136528340 gene encoding cytochrome P450 709B2-like, whose protein sequence is MGTGGAALVAAALAVVVVTRLWTVLFHLVWRPYAVAWAFARQGIRGRPYRVFVGNSKEVQAMRAATSGDTLDISSHDYIPRVMPQYRAWMSLYGKVFLTWSSSTPALFVGSYDMVKRVLSDKSGLYGKPDPGPTILSLMGMGLAFTNGDDWSRHRRVVHPAFAMDKLKSMTGAMAACAAEVIRAWEPRAAASGDGEGVTVEVGHQFTELTADVISHTAFGSSYRQGKEVFLAQRELQFIAFASINSVRVPGMQYVPTKANVRRWQLERTVRGTLMAIIGERLAAAKEARGYGSDLLGLMLEANAAGDDGDKRQQAMTMDEIIDECKTFFFAGHDTTSHLLTWSMFLLGTHPEWQQRLREEVIRECGGAEVPLRGDALNKLKLVTMVLYETLRLYGAVPMIVRQTTADADLCGVKVPKGTLLLIPIAMLHRDEEVWGADAGAFNPLRFRDGMGRAAAHPNALLSFSLGPRSCIGQDFALLEAKATLALILRRFAFKVAPEYVHAPVDFLTLQPSKGLPVVLKLLDV, encoded by the exons ATGGGCACGGGAGGTGCAGCGCTGgtcgccgccgccctcgccgtGGTGGTGGTCACGAGGCTGTGGACGGTGCTGTTCCACCTGGTGTGGCGCCCGTACGCCGTCGCGTGGGCGTTCGCGCGGCAGGGCATCCGCGGGCGGCCGTACCGTGTCTTCGTGGGCAACAGCAAGGAGGTTCAGGCGATGCGGGCGGCGACGAGCGGCGACACGCTGGACATCTCCTCCCACGACTACATCCCGCGCGTGATGCCGCAGTACCGCGCGTGGATGTCGCTCTACGGTAAGGTGTTCCTGACGTGGTCCAGCTCGACTCCGGCGCTGTTCGTGGGCAGCTACGACATGGTGAAGCGGGTCCTCTCCGACAAGTCGGGGCTGTACGGCAAGCCGGACCCGGGCCCCACCATACTGTCCCTGATGGGCATGGGCCTCGCCTTCACCAACGGCGACGACTGGTCGCGCCACCGCCGCGTCGTGCACCCGGCGTTCGCCATGGACAAGCTCAAGTCGATGACGGGGGCGATGGCGGCGTGCGCGGCGGAGGTGATCCGGGCGTGGGAGCCGCGCGCCGCCGCAAGCGGGGACGGGGAGGGGGTCACGGTGGAGGTGGGGCATCAGTTCACGGAGCTCACCGCCGACGTGATCTCGCACACGGCGTTCGGCAGCAGCTACCGGCAGGGGAAGGAGGTGTTCCTGGCGCAGCGGGAGCTCCAGTTCATCGCCTTCGCCTCCATCAACAGCGTGCGCGTGCCGGGCATGCAGTACGTGCCCACCAAGGCCAACGTGCGCCGTTGGCAGCTCGAGCGCACGGTGCGGGGCACGCTCATGGCCATCATCGGCGAGCGCCTCGCCGCTGCAAAGGAGGCGAGGGGTTACGGCAGCGACCTGCTCGGCCTCATGTTGGAGGCCAACgccgccggcgacgacggcgacAAGAGGCAGCAGGCCATGACCATGGACGAGATCATCGACGAGTGCAAAACCTTCTTCTTCGCCGGCCACGACACGACCTCGCACCTCCTCACCTGGTCCATGTTCCTCCTCGGCACGCACCCCGAGTGGCAGCAGCGGCTTAGGGAGGAGGTGATCCGGGAGTGCGGCGGTGCCGAGGTGCCTCTCCGCGGCGACGCCCTCAACAAGCTCAAGCTC GTGACCATGGTGCTGTACGAGACGCTCCGGTTGTACGGCGCGGTGCCGATGATCGTGAGACAGACGACGGCGGACGCGGACCTCTGCGGCGTGAAGGTGCCCAAGGGCACCCTCCTGCTGATCCCGATCGCGATGCTTCACCGCGACGAGGAGGTGTGGGGCGCGGACGCCGGCGCGTTCAACCCGCTCCGGTTCCGGGACGGCATGGGCAGGGCGGCGGCGCACCCGAACGCGTTGCTGTCCTTCTCCTTGGGACCGCGGTCGTGCATCGGGCAGGACTTCGCGTTGCTGGAGGCCAAGGCCACGCTGGCGCTCATCCTGCGGCGGTTCGCGTTCAAGGTGGCGCCGGAGTACGTGCACGCGCCGGTCGACTTCCTCACGCTGCAGCCGTCCAAAGGGCTCCCGGTCGTGCTCAAGCTCTTGGATGTGTAG